From one Aptenodytes patagonicus chromosome 16, bAptPat1.pri.cur, whole genome shotgun sequence genomic stretch:
- the MTNAP1 gene encoding mitochondrial nucleoid-associated protein 1 isoform X3, with product MAAAPPGRELCPHCHKPFKRLRSHLPHCKAAPSPAPGSAPGPSLGLGPAASSAPGLSPGPAAGPSAPGSGSGSDGAGPAAGSGAGSGPRAGAAGKSSKRPPSPGVGQGLPDGASREAAAGGRAETAAAARKGKKAAAEQGGGSGPGLCRQPDGRSTEWKVEPAVQDVAKSLDLPPEEVKGPLAERRLMDVRLGELPAWLATCDLSPQGLLGGVRKAWSGYYDKYINVKRGGPAGISMLLAGYCLLSYVWNYQHITSTMGFATDWQEKGGPCRALPQRAPSPYFAVSTALVGLPRL from the exons AtggccgcggcgccgccggggcgggAGCTGTGCCCGCACTGCCACAAGCCCTTCAAGCGGCTCCGCTCCCACCTCCCGCACTGCAAGGCCGCGCCGAGCCCAGCCCCCGGCAGCGCCCCGGGCCCAAGCCTAGGCCTAGGCCCAGCCGCCAGCAGCGCCCCAGGCTTAAGCCCCGGTccggccgccggcccctccgcgccCGGGAGCGGCTCTGGTTCGGACggagccggccccgccgccgggtcgggggcgggcagcggcccGCGGGCGGGAGCGGCCGGTAAGAGCAGCAAGCGGCCGCCCAGCCCCGGCGTGGGACAGGGGCTGCCCGACGGGGCCtcccgggaggcggcggcaggAGGACGCGCGGAGACGGCTGCGGCGGCCCGGAAAGGAAAGAAGGCCGCGGCCGAGCAGGGTGGAGGGTCCGGGCCCGGGCTTTGCCGCCAGCCCGACGGACGCAGCACAGAGTGGAAGGTGGAGCCTGCGGTACAGGACGTAGCCAAGTCCCTTGATTTGCCTCCCGAGGAGGTTAAAG GTCCCCTCGCAGAAAGGCGCCTGATGGATGTAAGGCTGGGGGAGCTGCCCGCGTGGCTGGCCACCTGCGACTTGTCTCCCCAGGGGCTGCTTGGAGGAGTGCGGAAAG CCTGGAGCGGCTATTATGACAAATACATCAACGTGAAGAGGGGCGGACCGGCTGGGATCTCCATGCTGCTGGCTGGATACTGCCTCCTCAGCTATGTCTGGAACTATCAGCACATCA CAAGCACGATGGGGTTTGCTACTGACTGGCAGGAGAAGGGTGGTCCCTGCAGGGCCCTTCCGCAAAGGGCCCCCAGCCCCTACTTCGCTGTCAGCACGGCGCTGGTGGGACTGCCCAGGCTCTGA
- the MTNAP1 gene encoding mitochondrial nucleoid-associated protein 1 isoform X2, whose product MAAAPPGRELCPHCHKPFKRLRSHLPHCKAAPSPAPGSAPGPSLGLGPAASSAPGLSPGPAAGPSAPGSGSGSDGAGPAAGSGAGSGPRAGAAGKSSKRPPSPGVGQGLPDGASREAAAGGRAETAAAARKGKKAAAEQGGGSGPGLCRQPDGRSTEWKVEPAVQDVAKSLDLPPEEVKGIPEKLSNGVKIVIEKHRARVIREKSGSRSRGVSAGSHNADRSPVEGPHPGSAADPTDAAQPDPREGITVPETANTETRGLGAAEDAPASSKGEKGSSLKAIKIPVLKDPPEADCSNSPGDLVQQKGIDKTVTEEEQMYLEVGVECKAPLSALHTKNLHLSVIEGFRGHNEGTSKNYLTSIQKLRESKEQMALASEPILNARRDTELALHQFLLHTSKSQPICLSQASGRSTPAGAMGLEWFPDLYPNYDGLSIFQGKPFQEDVGITTKIPKGNFSEGRQGPLAERRLMDVRLGELPAWLATCDLSPQGLLGGVRKAWSGYYDKYINVKRGGPAGISMLLAGYCLLSYVWNYQHIKCHRWRKYH is encoded by the exons AtggccgcggcgccgccggggcgggAGCTGTGCCCGCACTGCCACAAGCCCTTCAAGCGGCTCCGCTCCCACCTCCCGCACTGCAAGGCCGCGCCGAGCCCAGCCCCCGGCAGCGCCCCGGGCCCAAGCCTAGGCCTAGGCCCAGCCGCCAGCAGCGCCCCAGGCTTAAGCCCCGGTccggccgccggcccctccgcgccCGGGAGCGGCTCTGGTTCGGACggagccggccccgccgccgggtcgggggcgggcagcggcccGCGGGCGGGAGCGGCCGGTAAGAGCAGCAAGCGGCCGCCCAGCCCCGGCGTGGGACAGGGGCTGCCCGACGGGGCCtcccgggaggcggcggcaggAGGACGCGCGGAGACGGCTGCGGCGGCCCGGAAAGGAAAGAAGGCCGCGGCCGAGCAGGGTGGAGGGTCCGGGCCCGGGCTTTGCCGCCAGCCCGACGGACGCAGCACAGAGTGGAAGGTGGAGCCTGCGGTACAGGACGTAGCCAAGTCCCTTGATTTGCCTCCCGAGGAGGTTAAAGGTATACCCGAAAAGCTGAGTAATGGAGTGAAAATAGTAATAGAGAAGCACCGCGCCAGGGTGATCAGGGAGAAGAGCGGTTCCAGGAGCAGGGGCGTCTCGGCAGGAAGCCACAATGCAGACAGGTCGCCTGTGGAAGGGCCGCATCCAGGCAGCGCTGCTGACCCCACTGACGCAGCCCAGCCTGACCCACGGGAGGGAATAACTGTTCCAGAAACCGCAAACACAGAGACGCGCGGCCTCGGAGCTGCGGAGGATGCGCCTGCAAGctcaaagggagaaaaaggcagTAGtttaaaggcaataaaaataCCCGTACTTAAAGATCCCCCTGAAGCTGACTGCAGCAATAGCCCTGGTGACCTCGTTCAGCAGAAGGGAATAGACAAAACTGTGACAGAAGAGGAGCAGATGTACTTAGAAGTTGGTGTGGAATGTAAAGCCCCTCTTTCTGCTTTGCATACCAAGAACCTCCATCTGTCAGTGATAGAGGGTTTCAGAGGTCACAATGAAGGGACATCCAAAAATTACCTAACCAGCATACAAAAGCTTCGAGAGAGCAAGGAGCAGATGGCTCTAGCTTCTGAGCCCATCCTGAATGCGAGGAGGGACACTGAGCTGGCGCTACACCAGTTCTTGCTCCACACCTCCAAAAGCCAACCCATCTGTCTATCCCAGGCCTCTGGCAGGAGCACGCCGGCAGGTGCCATGGGCTTGGAGTGGTTTCCAGACTTGTATCCTAATTATGACGGGCTGAGTATTTTTCAAGGGAAGCCTTTCCAAGAAGATGTGGGGATCACAACAAAGATACCAAAGGGCAATTTCTCAGAGGGACGGCAAG GTCCCCTCGCAGAAAGGCGCCTGATGGATGTAAGGCTGGGGGAGCTGCCCGCGTGGCTGGCCACCTGCGACTTGTCTCCCCAGGGGCTGCTTGGAGGAGTGCGGAAAG CCTGGAGCGGCTATTATGACAAATACATCAACGTGAAGAGGGGCGGACCGGCTGGGATCTCCATGCTGCTGGCTGGATACTGCCTCCTCAGCTATGTCTGGAACTATCAGCACATCA AGTGTCATCGCTGGCGTAAATACCACTGA
- the MTNAP1 gene encoding mitochondrial nucleoid-associated protein 1 isoform X1: MAAAPPGRELCPHCHKPFKRLRSHLPHCKAAPSPAPGSAPGPSLGLGPAASSAPGLSPGPAAGPSAPGSGSGSDGAGPAAGSGAGSGPRAGAAGKSSKRPPSPGVGQGLPDGASREAAAGGRAETAAAARKGKKAAAEQGGGSGPGLCRQPDGRSTEWKVEPAVQDVAKSLDLPPEEVKGIPEKLSNGVKIVIEKHRARVIREKSGSRSRGVSAGSHNADRSPVEGPHPGSAADPTDAAQPDPREGITVPETANTETRGLGAAEDAPASSKGEKGSSLKAIKIPVLKDPPEADCSNSPGDLVQQKGIDKTVTEEEQMYLEVGVECKAPLSALHTKNLHLSVIEGFRGHNEGTSKNYLTSIQKLRESKEQMALASEPILNARRDTELALHQFLLHTSKSQPICLSQASGRSTPAGAMGLEWFPDLYPNYDGLSIFQGKPFQEDVGITTKIPKGNFSEGRQGPLAERRLMDVRLGELPAWLATCDLSPQGLLGGVRKAWSGYYDKYINVKRGGPAGISMLLAGYCLLSYVWNYQHITSTMGFATDWQEKGGPCRALPQRAPSPYFAVSTALVGLPRL; encoded by the exons AtggccgcggcgccgccggggcgggAGCTGTGCCCGCACTGCCACAAGCCCTTCAAGCGGCTCCGCTCCCACCTCCCGCACTGCAAGGCCGCGCCGAGCCCAGCCCCCGGCAGCGCCCCGGGCCCAAGCCTAGGCCTAGGCCCAGCCGCCAGCAGCGCCCCAGGCTTAAGCCCCGGTccggccgccggcccctccgcgccCGGGAGCGGCTCTGGTTCGGACggagccggccccgccgccgggtcgggggcgggcagcggcccGCGGGCGGGAGCGGCCGGTAAGAGCAGCAAGCGGCCGCCCAGCCCCGGCGTGGGACAGGGGCTGCCCGACGGGGCCtcccgggaggcggcggcaggAGGACGCGCGGAGACGGCTGCGGCGGCCCGGAAAGGAAAGAAGGCCGCGGCCGAGCAGGGTGGAGGGTCCGGGCCCGGGCTTTGCCGCCAGCCCGACGGACGCAGCACAGAGTGGAAGGTGGAGCCTGCGGTACAGGACGTAGCCAAGTCCCTTGATTTGCCTCCCGAGGAGGTTAAAGGTATACCCGAAAAGCTGAGTAATGGAGTGAAAATAGTAATAGAGAAGCACCGCGCCAGGGTGATCAGGGAGAAGAGCGGTTCCAGGAGCAGGGGCGTCTCGGCAGGAAGCCACAATGCAGACAGGTCGCCTGTGGAAGGGCCGCATCCAGGCAGCGCTGCTGACCCCACTGACGCAGCCCAGCCTGACCCACGGGAGGGAATAACTGTTCCAGAAACCGCAAACACAGAGACGCGCGGCCTCGGAGCTGCGGAGGATGCGCCTGCAAGctcaaagggagaaaaaggcagTAGtttaaaggcaataaaaataCCCGTACTTAAAGATCCCCCTGAAGCTGACTGCAGCAATAGCCCTGGTGACCTCGTTCAGCAGAAGGGAATAGACAAAACTGTGACAGAAGAGGAGCAGATGTACTTAGAAGTTGGTGTGGAATGTAAAGCCCCTCTTTCTGCTTTGCATACCAAGAACCTCCATCTGTCAGTGATAGAGGGTTTCAGAGGTCACAATGAAGGGACATCCAAAAATTACCTAACCAGCATACAAAAGCTTCGAGAGAGCAAGGAGCAGATGGCTCTAGCTTCTGAGCCCATCCTGAATGCGAGGAGGGACACTGAGCTGGCGCTACACCAGTTCTTGCTCCACACCTCCAAAAGCCAACCCATCTGTCTATCCCAGGCCTCTGGCAGGAGCACGCCGGCAGGTGCCATGGGCTTGGAGTGGTTTCCAGACTTGTATCCTAATTATGACGGGCTGAGTATTTTTCAAGGGAAGCCTTTCCAAGAAGATGTGGGGATCACAACAAAGATACCAAAGGGCAATTTCTCAGAGGGACGGCAAG GTCCCCTCGCAGAAAGGCGCCTGATGGATGTAAGGCTGGGGGAGCTGCCCGCGTGGCTGGCCACCTGCGACTTGTCTCCCCAGGGGCTGCTTGGAGGAGTGCGGAAAG CCTGGAGCGGCTATTATGACAAATACATCAACGTGAAGAGGGGCGGACCGGCTGGGATCTCCATGCTGCTGGCTGGATACTGCCTCCTCAGCTATGTCTGGAACTATCAGCACATCA CAAGCACGATGGGGTTTGCTACTGACTGGCAGGAGAAGGGTGGTCCCTGCAGGGCCCTTCCGCAAAGGGCCCCCAGCCCCTACTTCGCTGTCAGCACGGCGCTGGTGGGACTGCCCAGGCTCTGA
- the CPSF4L gene encoding putative cleavage and polyadenylation specificity factor subunit 4-like protein, whose translation MQELVAGVEKIRFDLEADVEQQRGAQPLPFPGMDKLGAAVCEFFHQGLCTNGVRCPFRHVSGEKTVVCKHWLRGLCKKGDGCDFLHEYDVTKMPECYFYSKFGECSNKDCPFLHIDATTRTMGCPWYDRGFCRHGPLCKYKHTRRVMCANYLVGFCPEGPKCKFMQYGAGCPWGLTRLDLAAGGESGWKDVPPVEPPLPVTGATQHPTEQLRDTNSCPLGPQSPLERGICFKCRQKGHHASKCGKTQLEILLEK comes from the exons AtgcaggagctggtggctggtgtggagaagatcaggtttgactTGGAGGCTGATGTGGAGCAGCAGCGAGGAGCTCAGCCCCTGCCCTTTCCGGGTATGGACA AGCTGGGGGCGGCCGTCTGTGAGTTCTTCCATCAAGGGCTGTGCACCAACG GTGTGCGGTGCCCCTTCCGGCACGTCAGCGGGGAGAAGACGGTGGTGTGCAAGCACTGGCTGCGCGGGCTCTGCAAGAAGGGTGACGGGTGTGACTTCCTGCACGAGTACGACGTGACCAAGATGCCCGAGTGCTATTTCTATTCCAAGTTCG GCGAGTGCAGCAACAAGGACTGTCCCTTCCTGCACATTGATGCCACCACCAGAACCATGGGCTGTCCCTGGTACGACCGCGGCTTCTGCAGGCATG GTCCCCTGTGCAAGTACAAGCACACGCGGAGGGTGATGTGTGCCAACTACCTCGTTGGCTTCTGCCCAGAAGGACCCAAGTGCAAATTCATGCAGTAC GGAGCTGGCTGTCCTTGGGGGCTGACACGGTTGGATTTGGCTGCCGGCGGGGAGAGTGGATGGAAGGACGTGCCACCCGTGGAGCCCCCTCTACCAGTCACTGGTGCTACCCAGCACCCTACAGAGCAGCTGCGGGACACCAATAGCTGCCCCCTGGGCCCACAGAGCCCACTTGAACGAGGCATCTGCTTCAAG TGCAGACAGAAAGGTCACCACGCCAGTAAGTGTGGGAAGACTCAGCTGGAAATCCTGCTGGAGAAGTGA